From the genome of Hymenobacter sp. PAMC 26628, one region includes:
- a CDS encoding MFS transporter — translation MTPSLTPAPAARATMWSPLAYHVFRAVWIASLASNVGTWMQNVAGVWLVTTLTTSALLVALMQTATSLPAFLLSLPGGALADLADRRKLLLGTQGFMAVVATILGALTLGGQVSAFGVLGFTFLLGMGSALNGPVWQTVTTELVPRPVLPFAITLNGVSNNIARAIGPALGGLVIAYYSPGWVFMLNGVSFLGTFAVIYFWKRDAEESQGPTEHFLGALRAGMRYVHYAPPIHAVLVRVFAFGFGASAMWALLSVVIARKLHLSAGHYGVMLSWLGAGAVAGAFLMGRAGQRISLNQRVLLGVLTFVGTNLSLAFIENTAILGPIMFVSGTAWLMAMTSFSTTVQLNVPKWVQARVVSIYMLLFQAGMSLGSLAWGELADYFSPQVALCVAAGWMAASVLLAVPYPLQAADNLNLDPAEPWLDPPVADGPADLDDGPVVVMITYSIEPADWAAFQPVANRLSRLRLRDGALRAGVFADLADPSRITEFFYVATWGEHLRQHHRFTRDDQVVEDQVRQFHRGPEPPHVAHFLAFPTAINVPVEVAAPYPNVELTH, via the coding sequence ATGACTCCTTCCCTCACCCCTGCCCCAGCCGCCCGGGCCACCATGTGGAGCCCCCTGGCCTACCACGTGTTCCGGGCCGTGTGGATTGCCTCGCTCGCGTCCAACGTGGGCACCTGGATGCAGAACGTGGCCGGCGTGTGGCTCGTAACGACGCTCACGACCTCGGCCCTGCTCGTGGCGTTAATGCAAACCGCCACCAGCCTCCCCGCCTTTTTGCTGAGCCTGCCCGGCGGGGCCCTGGCCGACTTGGCGGACCGGCGCAAGCTGCTGCTGGGCACGCAGGGCTTTATGGCGGTGGTGGCCACCATCTTGGGGGCCCTTACGCTGGGTGGGCAGGTGTCGGCCTTTGGGGTGCTGGGCTTCACGTTTCTGCTGGGCATGGGTTCGGCCCTGAACGGCCCGGTGTGGCAAACGGTGACCACTGAGCTGGTGCCGCGCCCGGTGCTACCCTTCGCCATCACGCTGAACGGCGTGAGCAACAACATTGCCCGGGCCATCGGGCCGGCGCTGGGCGGGCTGGTCATCGCCTACTACTCGCCGGGTTGGGTGTTCATGCTCAACGGGGTATCGTTTTTAGGCACGTTCGCCGTCATCTACTTCTGGAAGCGCGACGCCGAGGAAAGCCAGGGCCCCACCGAGCACTTCCTGGGGGCCCTGCGGGCGGGCATGCGCTACGTGCACTACGCGCCGCCCATCCACGCGGTGCTGGTGCGGGTGTTTGCGTTTGGGTTCGGAGCCAGCGCCATGTGGGCGCTGCTCTCGGTGGTCATCGCCCGCAAGCTGCACCTGAGCGCCGGGCACTACGGCGTCATGCTCTCGTGGCTGGGCGCGGGGGCCGTGGCGGGCGCCTTTCTGATGGGCCGGGCGGGGCAGCGCATCAGCCTCAACCAGCGGGTGTTGCTGGGCGTGCTCACCTTCGTGGGCACCAACCTAAGTCTAGCATTCATCGAGAACACCGCCATCCTGGGGCCCATCATGTTCGTGTCGGGCACGGCCTGGCTGATGGCCATGACCAGCTTCAGCACCACTGTGCAGCTAAACGTGCCGAAGTGGGTGCAGGCGCGCGTGGTGAGCATTTACATGCTGCTGTTCCAGGCCGGCATGAGCCTGGGCAGCTTGGCGTGGGGCGAGTTGGCCGACTACTTCAGCCCGCAGGTGGCCCTGTGCGTGGCCGCCGGCTGGATGGCCGCCAGCGTTCTGCTAGCCGTGCCGTACCCGCTCCAGGCCGCCGATAACCTCAACCTTGACCCTGCCGAGCCTTGGCTCGACCCGCCCGTAGCCGACGGTCCCGCCGACCTCGATGACGGCCCCGTGGTGGTAATGATCACCTATTCCATCGAGCCCGCCGATTGGGCCGCGTTCCAGCCGGTGGCCAACCGCCTTTCGCGCCTGCGCCTGCGCGACGGGGCCCTGCGCGCCGGCGTATTTGCCGACCTGGCTGACCCCTCGCGCATCACCGAATTTTTCTATGTGGCCACCTGGGGCGAACACCTGCGCCAGCACCACCGCTTCACGCGCGACGACCAAGTGGTGGAGGACCAGGTGCGCCAATTCCACCGGGGCCCCGAGCCGCCGCACGTGGCGCACTTCCTGGCCTTCCCCACGGCCATCAACGTGCCCGTGGAAGTAGCCGCCCCCTACCCCAACGTAGAACTAACCCACTAA
- a CDS encoding exopolysaccharide biosynthesis polyprenyl glycosylphosphotransferase, whose product MILYERRTHVNQMILLAADVLIIFGAFRFIEFYHRGDWQFSGDYPLFFAVFALLWWIVAGQVTNPTSLDRLTTYLEKFWALVLAFLIHAVVLTAGILLLRVRLLPIRYILLLYSVAGAAVVSGRLLVAFFYRTYRYRLARPHSRFVIVGASRSGREMYQFLTLHDPVANQFLGFFADEPVAADLQPLVRGGLADLKEFCEREQVDEMYFALPLNQSDLISELSAFADDHFMAFRIVPDFEGTLHKGVDVHYHGRGPILTVRRHPLAFRTNQIAKRGFDLVFSGLVIVGIFPILLPILALFIKLDSPGPVFFKQMRPGKRNKLFPCYKLRTMRTDLSGTELQATKGDARVTRVGRFLRSSSLDEIPQFFNVWLGHMSVVGPRPNMVSQLEEYSKHIHTYAQRHAVTPGITGHAQVNGHRGETRAAGAMEKRVEYDLEYVENWSLLLDVKIIGKTVWNMVAGEKNAY is encoded by the coding sequence ATGATACTTTATGAACGCCGCACGCATGTCAACCAGATGATTCTGCTGGCTGCTGATGTCTTGATTATTTTTGGGGCTTTCCGCTTTATTGAATTCTACCACCGTGGCGACTGGCAATTTAGCGGTGATTACCCGCTATTTTTTGCCGTTTTTGCCCTGTTGTGGTGGATTGTGGCGGGCCAAGTCACCAACCCTACTTCCCTGGACCGGCTCACTACGTACTTGGAGAAATTTTGGGCCCTGGTGCTGGCCTTTCTTATCCACGCAGTGGTGCTCACGGCAGGCATTTTGCTGCTGCGGGTACGGCTGCTGCCCATTCGCTACATCTTGTTGCTGTACAGCGTGGCGGGCGCGGCCGTGGTGAGCGGACGCTTGCTGGTGGCGTTCTTCTACCGTACCTACCGCTACCGGCTGGCCCGGCCCCACAGCCGCTTCGTGATCGTGGGCGCCAGCCGCAGCGGCCGCGAGATGTACCAGTTTCTAACGCTGCACGATCCGGTGGCCAACCAGTTCCTGGGTTTTTTTGCCGACGAGCCAGTAGCGGCCGACCTCCAGCCGCTGGTGCGCGGCGGGCTGGCCGACCTCAAGGAATTCTGCGAGCGGGAACAAGTCGATGAGATGTACTTTGCTCTGCCCCTCAACCAGTCTGACCTGATTTCAGAATTGTCGGCTTTTGCTGATGACCACTTCATGGCCTTCCGCATCGTGCCCGACTTTGAAGGGACGCTGCACAAGGGCGTGGACGTACACTACCACGGCCGGGGCCCCATCCTCACGGTGCGCCGCCACCCACTGGCCTTCCGCACCAATCAGATTGCCAAGCGCGGGTTCGACCTCGTGTTTTCGGGCTTGGTAATCGTGGGCATCTTCCCGATTTTACTGCCCATCCTGGCGCTGTTCATCAAGCTGGATTCGCCGGGCCCCGTGTTCTTCAAACAGATGCGACCCGGCAAGCGCAACAAGCTGTTTCCGTGCTATAAGCTTCGCACGATGCGCACCGACCTGAGCGGCACTGAGTTGCAAGCCACCAAGGGCGACGCCCGCGTGACGCGGGTGGGCCGCTTCCTGCGCTCGTCGAGCCTCGACGAAATTCCGCAGTTCTTCAACGTGTGGCTCGGCCACATGTCGGTGGTGGGGCCCCGGCCCAATATGGTGTCGCAGCTGGAAGAGTACTCCAAGCACATCCACACCTATGCCCAGCGCCACGCTGTAACGCCCGGCATAACGGGCCACGCCCAGGTGAACGGCCACCGCGGCGAAACCCGCGCCGCGGGCGCCATGGAGAAGCGTGTGGAATACGACCTAGAATACGTGGAGAACTGGTCGTTGCTGCTTGATGTGAAAATCATCGGCAAAACGGTGTGGAACATGGTAGCCGGCGAGAAGAATGCTTATTAA
- the gltB gene encoding glutamate synthase large subunit yields the protein MTVDHNAASAGLYRPEFEHDACGTGFLTSITGRKSHQMVVDALTMLENMEHRGACGCDHDSGDGAGLLLQIPHWFLLEECLALDIQLPEPGGYGVGQAFLPKDAAARATARGLIDAAAKQLGLRVLGYRPVPTNPAGIGVTALSGEPVMEQVFVARPATVLTTEDFERKLYILRRLIVKNVKEVLPGGLDDLYFASFSCQTIVYKGQLTTYQVRGYYPDLTDERVTTGFGLIHSRFSTNTFPSWRLAQPFRYLAHNGEINTLRGNLNWFYAGLQTYASPYFTAAEMAMLLPVIDAGQSDSACLDNIVELLLHCGRTLPHVLMMLVPEAWDGNEQMDPLKKAFYEFHATFMAPWDGPAALNFTDGRLVGAMLDRNGLRPLRYVVTNDGRVLVASEAGVLPIPEEIILEKGRLQPGKMFVVDTVAGAIITDAEIKHQAASRQPYGDWLRNYQIRLDELEEPRQVFSDLGAAAVLKYHQAFGYTREDIETVILPMALEGKEAIGSMGVDVPLAVLSDQPQHLSSYFKQFFAQVTNPPIDPIRERLVMSLATFIGNNGNILDEDKMHGHCVALRHPILANHQLEKLRSIDTGLFHAKTLQTYFKADGLPSSLEAGLARLCRYAEDAVNDGFEVLILSDRALDSEHAPIPSLLAVSAVHHHLIRISRRGSVGLVVEAGDVWEVHHFACLLAFGGTAINPYLALATIQTTHLDGRLETRLEGPQLLKNYVKAVNDGLLKIFSKMGISTLLSYHGAQVFEILGLNQEVVDRYFTGAVTRIGGLGLDEIARETLYKHFQGFRSNTPPEAEGLGDGGFYQWRRRGEAHMFNPETVHLLQLATRTNNYATYQRYAKLLNAHPSQAFSIRGLLDFAQHREAIALEEVEPAALIMKRFATGAMSFGSISHEAHSTLAIAMNRIGGKSNTGEGGEDPLRFEVMANGDSMRSAIKQIASARFGVTAHYLTNADELQIKMAQGAKPGEGGQLPGHKVDEWIAKVRHATPGVGLISPPPHHDIYSIEDLAQLIFDLKNANRAARINVKLVSKAGVGTIAAGVAKAHADVILISGYDGGTGASPLSSIRHAGLPWELGLAEAHQTLVRNQLRSRVVLQADGQLKTGRDLAVAALLGAEEWGVATAALIAGGCVMMRKCHLNTCPVGVATQDPELRKLFTGQPEHIVNLFRFLAEELREIMASLGFRTVNEMVGRSQFLKRKAGVSHWKARQVDLSGVLYPAPNPTGATLYKSEDQDHGLANILDWELLAHAQPALDHQTLVFGSFDVRNTDRTLGTLLSNEITKRYHAAGLPEGTIHFRFKGSAGQSFGAFAVKGLAFSLAGEANDYVGKGLSGAQLAIFPAPESQLVPENNIIIGNVALYGATSGALFARGQAGERFAVRNSGATAVVEGVGDHGCEYMTGGRALILGQTGRNFAAGMSGGIAWIYDPDGTFPENCNLEMVELEGLTADDEDQIQALLRRHHDLTGSDKAQFLLANWAEETGRFVKVFPSEYKKVLQRAQLQAAG from the coding sequence ATGACGGTTGACCACAACGCTGCTTCGGCGGGCCTCTACCGCCCGGAGTTCGAACACGACGCCTGCGGCACGGGCTTCCTCACGTCCATCACCGGGCGCAAGTCGCACCAGATGGTGGTGGACGCGCTGACCATGTTGGAAAACATGGAGCACCGCGGCGCCTGCGGCTGCGACCACGACTCGGGCGACGGCGCGGGCCTGCTGCTGCAAATCCCGCACTGGTTCCTCTTAGAGGAATGCCTGGCGCTGGATATTCAGCTGCCCGAGCCCGGCGGCTACGGCGTGGGCCAGGCTTTTTTGCCAAAAGACGCGGCCGCCCGCGCCACCGCCCGGGGCCTCATCGACGCGGCGGCCAAGCAGCTCGGGCTGCGCGTGCTCGGCTACCGGCCCGTACCGACGAACCCGGCCGGCATCGGCGTCACGGCCCTGAGCGGCGAGCCGGTGATGGAGCAGGTGTTCGTGGCCCGGCCCGCTACGGTGCTCACCACCGAGGACTTCGAGCGCAAGCTCTACATCCTGCGCCGGCTCATCGTGAAAAACGTGAAGGAAGTGCTGCCCGGAGGCCTCGACGATTTGTACTTCGCCTCGTTCTCCTGCCAGACTATCGTATATAAGGGCCAGCTCACCACTTACCAGGTGCGCGGCTACTACCCCGACCTCACCGACGAGCGGGTGACGACCGGCTTTGGCCTCATCCACTCGCGCTTCTCGACCAATACGTTCCCAAGCTGGCGGCTGGCGCAGCCCTTCCGCTACCTGGCCCACAACGGCGAAATTAATACCCTGCGCGGCAACCTGAACTGGTTTTACGCCGGCTTGCAAACCTACGCCTCGCCCTACTTCACGGCTGCGGAAATGGCGATGCTGCTGCCCGTGATTGACGCCGGCCAGTCGGACTCGGCGTGCCTCGACAACATCGTGGAGCTGCTGCTGCACTGCGGCCGCACCCTACCCCACGTGCTGATGATGCTGGTGCCCGAGGCCTGGGACGGCAACGAGCAAATGGACCCGCTGAAAAAGGCGTTCTACGAGTTCCACGCCACCTTTATGGCCCCCTGGGACGGCCCCGCGGCCCTCAACTTCACCGACGGCCGCCTGGTGGGGGCCATGCTCGACCGCAACGGCCTGCGCCCGCTGCGCTACGTCGTGACGAACGACGGGCGCGTGCTGGTGGCCTCCGAGGCCGGCGTGCTGCCCATCCCGGAGGAAATTATCCTGGAGAAAGGGCGCTTGCAGCCGGGCAAAATGTTCGTGGTGGACACCGTGGCCGGGGCCATCATCACCGACGCTGAAATCAAGCACCAGGCCGCCAGCCGCCAGCCTTACGGCGACTGGCTGCGCAACTACCAGATTCGGCTGGACGAGCTGGAGGAGCCCCGCCAGGTATTTTCCGACCTCGGCGCGGCCGCCGTGCTCAAGTACCACCAGGCCTTTGGCTACACCCGCGAGGACATCGAAACCGTGATTTTGCCGATGGCTTTGGAAGGAAAAGAGGCCATCGGCTCGATGGGCGTGGACGTGCCCCTGGCCGTGCTCTCCGACCAGCCGCAGCACCTGAGCAGCTACTTCAAGCAGTTCTTCGCCCAGGTCACCAACCCGCCCATCGACCCCATTCGGGAGCGGCTGGTGATGAGCCTGGCCACCTTCATCGGCAACAACGGCAACATCCTCGACGAGGACAAGATGCACGGGCACTGCGTGGCCCTGCGCCACCCCATCCTCGCCAACCACCAGCTCGAAAAGCTGCGCAGCATCGACACCGGCCTGTTCCACGCCAAAACGCTCCAAACCTACTTCAAGGCCGATGGGCTGCCCAGCTCGCTCGAAGCCGGCCTGGCGCGCCTGTGCCGCTACGCGGAGGACGCGGTGAACGACGGCTTCGAGGTGCTGATTCTGTCGGACAGGGCCCTGGACTCCGAGCACGCGCCCATCCCGTCGCTGCTGGCCGTGTCGGCGGTGCACCACCACCTGATTCGCATCAGCCGGCGCGGTTCGGTGGGCCTCGTGGTGGAGGCCGGCGACGTGTGGGAAGTGCATCACTTCGCCTGCCTGCTGGCCTTCGGCGGCACCGCCATCAACCCGTATCTGGCCCTGGCCACCATCCAGACCACGCACCTGGATGGCCGCCTCGAAACCCGCTTGGAGGGCCCCCAGCTGCTGAAAAACTACGTGAAGGCCGTGAACGACGGCTTGCTGAAGATTTTCTCCAAGATGGGCATTTCGACCCTGCTCTCGTATCACGGGGCCCAGGTGTTCGAGATTCTGGGCCTCAACCAGGAAGTGGTGGACCGCTACTTTACCGGGGCCGTGACGCGCATTGGGGGCCTGGGGCTCGACGAAATTGCCCGCGAAACGCTGTACAAGCACTTCCAGGGCTTCCGCAGCAACACCCCGCCCGAGGCCGAGGGGCTCGGCGACGGCGGCTTCTACCAGTGGCGGCGGCGCGGCGAGGCGCACATGTTCAACCCCGAAACGGTGCACCTGCTCCAACTCGCCACCCGCACGAATAATTACGCCACCTACCAGCGCTACGCCAAGCTGCTGAACGCGCACCCCAGCCAGGCCTTCAGCATCCGGGGCCTGCTCGACTTTGCCCAGCACCGCGAGGCCATTGCCTTGGAGGAAGTGGAGCCGGCGGCGCTGATTATGAAGCGCTTCGCCACCGGGGCCATGTCGTTCGGCTCGATTTCGCACGAGGCGCACAGTACCCTGGCCATTGCCATGAACCGCATCGGCGGCAAGAGCAACACCGGCGAGGGCGGCGAAGACCCGCTGCGCTTCGAGGTGATGGCGAACGGCGACTCCATGCGCTCGGCCATCAAGCAGATTGCCTCGGCCCGCTTCGGCGTCACGGCCCACTACCTGACCAATGCCGACGAATTGCAAATCAAGATGGCCCAGGGGGCCAAGCCCGGCGAAGGCGGCCAGCTCCCCGGCCATAAAGTAGATGAGTGGATTGCCAAAGTGCGCCACGCCACGCCCGGCGTGGGCCTGATTTCGCCGCCGCCCCACCACGACATCTACTCCATCGAGGACCTAGCCCAGCTGATTTTCGACCTGAAAAACGCCAACCGCGCCGCCCGCATCAACGTGAAGCTGGTAAGCAAGGCGGGCGTGGGCACCATCGCCGCCGGCGTGGCCAAGGCCCACGCCGACGTAATTCTGATTTCGGGCTACGACGGCGGCACCGGGGCCTCGCCGCTCAGTAGCATCCGCCACGCGGGCCTGCCCTGGGAGCTGGGCCTGGCTGAAGCCCACCAAACTCTGGTGCGCAACCAGCTGCGCAGCCGCGTGGTGCTGCAAGCCGACGGCCAGCTCAAAACCGGCCGCGACCTGGCCGTAGCGGCGCTTTTGGGGGCCGAAGAATGGGGCGTGGCCACCGCTGCCCTCATCGCCGGGGGCTGCGTGATGATGCGCAAGTGCCACCTCAACACCTGCCCCGTGGGCGTGGCCACCCAGGACCCCGAGCTGCGCAAGCTCTTCACCGGCCAGCCCGAGCACATCGTCAACCTCTTCCGCTTCCTGGCCGAAGAGTTGCGCGAAATCATGGCCTCGCTCGGTTTCCGCACCGTGAACGAGATGGTGGGCCGCTCGCAGTTCCTCAAGCGCAAAGCGGGCGTCAGCCACTGGAAGGCCCGGCAGGTGGACCTGAGCGGCGTGCTCTACCCGGCCCCCAACCCCACCGGCGCCACCTTATATAAGAGCGAAGACCAAGACCACGGCCTCGCCAACATCCTCGACTGGGAGCTGCTGGCCCACGCCCAACCCGCGCTGGACCACCAGACGCTGGTGTTCGGCTCGTTCGACGTGCGCAACACCGACCGCACGCTGGGCACGCTGCTTTCCAACGAAATCACGAAACGCTACCACGCCGCCGGCCTGCCCGAGGGCACCATCCACTTCCGCTTCAAAGGCTCGGCGGGCCAAAGCTTCGGCGCGTTTGCCGTCAAAGGCCTGGCCTTCAGCTTGGCCGGCGAAGCCAACGACTACGTGGGCAAGGGCCTCTCGGGGGCCCAGCTGGCCATCTTCCCGGCCCCAGAAAGCCAGCTGGTGCCCGAAAACAACATCATCATCGGCAACGTGGCGCTGTACGGGGCCACCTCCGGGGCCCTGTTTGCCCGCGGGCAGGCCGGCGAGCGGTTCGCGGTGCGTAACTCCGGGGCCACGGCCGTGGTCGAGGGCGTGGGCGACCACGGCTGTGAGTACATGACCGGCGGCCGGGCCCTCATCCTGGGCCAGACCGGGCGCAACTTCGCCGCCGGCATGAGCGGCGGCATCGCCTGGATTTACGACCCCGACGGCACGTTCCCCGAAAACTGCAACCTGGAAATGGTGGAGCTCGAAGGCCTCACCGCCGACGATGAAGACCAAATTCAGGCCCTATTGCGCCGCCACCACGACCTGACCGGCAGCGACAAAGCCCAGTTCCTACTCGCCAACTGGGCCGAGGAAACCGGCCGCTTCGTGAAGGTATTTCCCTCGGAATACAAGAAGGTGCTGCAACGGGCGCAGCTGCAAGCGGCGGGGTAG
- a CDS encoding helix-turn-helix domain-containing protein, translated as MLLRLADGVSGYPVGAELGCCVQTVYQVRRRYVEQGLATALGEAPRSGGPRRFDGAARAALTALACTPAPIGHSRWTLRLLADKAVESCLVDTISHETVSQVLKKTSYSPTASNTGAWAK; from the coding sequence ATGCTGTTGCGGCTGGCTGATGGGGTGAGCGGCTACCCTGTCGGGGCTGAGTTGGGTTGCTGCGTGCAGACGGTATATCAGGTGCGCCGCCGCTACGTCGAGCAGGGGCTGGCCACGGCGCTCGGCGAGGCCCCGCGCAGCGGCGGTCCGCGGCGCTTTGACGGGGCGGCCCGCGCCGCGCTCACGGCCCTGGCCTGCACCCCGGCTCCGATAGGGCACAGTCGCTGGACCCTGCGCCTGCTGGCCGACAAAGCCGTAGAATCGTGCCTGGTGGACACCATTTCGCACGAAACCGTGAGCCAGGTGCTCAAAAAAACGAGCTACAGCCCCACCGCCAGCAACACTGGTGCCTGGGCGAAATGA
- a CDS encoding glutamate synthase subunit beta, whose product MGNITGFKQFERALPAKEAPQVRTTNYQEFIGLYPPEALHQQAARCMNCGIPFCHSGCPLGNIIPEFNEAVYRQDWEDAYQILTTTNNFPEFTGRICPAPCESACVLSIHSTAVAIEEIEKHIIEIAFEKGYVHPTAPVLKTGKTVAVVGSGPAGLAVAAQLAKAGHAVTVFERDEQPGGLLRYGVPDFKLEKWVIDRRIELMEKDGIVFRCNTEIGRDLPADELQRTFDAVVLAGGAIAPRDLPLPGRELAGIHYAMDYLGQQNRRVSNIPVQGPDILATDKHVVVIGSGDTGSDCVGIANRQQATAVAQFALMNQPSNERPAHTPWPHYPTVFRTSSSHEEGCQRHWGISTKAFLGDENGHVRALQVSDVTWETDAMGRRLTSEEVPNSTREIPCELVLLAMGFHANPYEGLLAQLGVGVEKNGLVQAPETTYQTNVPGVFVAGDMRRGQSLVVWAISEGREAARQIDVFLMGQTALPSKNAVGMFA is encoded by the coding sequence ATGGGCAACATCACCGGTTTCAAGCAATTCGAGCGCGCGCTGCCCGCCAAGGAGGCCCCGCAGGTGCGCACCACCAATTACCAGGAGTTCATCGGCCTGTACCCGCCCGAGGCGCTGCACCAGCAGGCGGCCCGGTGCATGAACTGCGGCATCCCTTTCTGCCACTCGGGCTGCCCGCTGGGCAACATCATCCCCGAGTTCAACGAGGCCGTGTACCGGCAGGATTGGGAAGACGCCTACCAAATCCTCACCACCACCAACAACTTCCCCGAATTCACGGGCCGCATTTGCCCCGCACCCTGCGAGTCGGCCTGCGTGCTGAGCATCCACAGCACGGCGGTGGCCATCGAGGAAATCGAGAAGCACATCATCGAAATTGCCTTCGAGAAAGGCTACGTGCACCCCACCGCGCCGGTGCTGAAAACCGGCAAAACGGTGGCCGTAGTGGGCTCGGGGCCCGCCGGGCTGGCGGTGGCTGCGCAGCTGGCCAAGGCCGGCCACGCCGTCACGGTGTTCGAGCGCGACGAGCAGCCCGGGGGCCTGCTGCGCTACGGCGTGCCCGATTTCAAGCTGGAGAAGTGGGTGATTGACCGTCGCATCGAGCTGATGGAAAAGGACGGCATCGTGTTTCGCTGCAACACCGAAATCGGCCGCGACCTGCCCGCCGACGAGCTCCAGCGCACCTTCGACGCCGTGGTGCTGGCCGGCGGGGCCATCGCCCCGCGCGACCTGCCGCTGCCCGGCCGCGAGCTGGCCGGCATCCACTACGCCATGGACTACCTGGGCCAGCAAAACCGCCGCGTGAGTAACATTCCCGTCCAGGGCCCCGACATCCTGGCCACCGACAAGCACGTGGTGGTAATTGGCAGCGGCGACACGGGCTCCGACTGCGTGGGCATTGCCAACCGCCAGCAGGCCACCGCCGTGGCCCAGTTCGCCCTCATGAACCAGCCTTCCAACGAGCGGCCGGCCCACACGCCCTGGCCGCACTACCCCACGGTGTTCCGCACCAGCAGCTCGCACGAAGAGGGCTGCCAGCGCCACTGGGGCATCAGCACCAAGGCATTTCTAGGCGACGAAAACGGCCACGTCAGGGCCCTGCAAGTGAGCGACGTGACCTGGGAAACCGACGCCATGGGCCGCCGCCTCACCTCGGAAGAAGTGCCGAACTCGACCCGCGAAATCCCCTGCGAGCTGGTGCTGCTGGCCATGGGCTTCCACGCCAACCCCTACGAGGGCCTGCTGGCCCAGCTGGGCGTGGGCGTGGAAAAAAACGGCCTCGTGCAAGCCCCCGAAACCACTTACCAAACCAACGTGCCCGGCGTGTTCGTGGCCGGCGACATGCGCCGCGGCCAATCGCTGGTCGTCTGGGCCATCTCCGAAGGCCGCGAAGCCGCCCGCCAAATCGACGTGTTTCTAATGGGGCAGACGGCATTGCCAAGCAAAAACGCGGTGGGCATGTTTGCGTGA
- a CDS encoding IS630 family transposase, whose translation MNAAFLARMEDVLAVYERVHDPQFPVVCFDERPCVLHGQPVEPLPPVPAQPAVGERPAKVGRPRRESSTYVRQGTACLLAAFEPGTGQRLVEVSARRTGADYCRFMQALDAAYPQAQKIVLVQDNLNTHTDAVFYQHLPAAQARALAARFEVHYTPKNASWLNMVELELSAIARQCLHQRIPTQDELRAHVDACVAERNARRATVNWQFSLDKARQKLSRHYQKVCANNSPD comes from the coding sequence ATGAACGCCGCCTTCCTGGCCCGTATGGAAGACGTACTGGCCGTCTATGAGCGGGTCCACGACCCGCAGTTTCCGGTGGTCTGTTTCGATGAACGCCCTTGCGTGCTGCACGGCCAGCCCGTCGAACCGCTGCCGCCTGTGCCGGCCCAGCCCGCAGTGGGCGAGCGACCCGCCAAAGTCGGCCGTCCCCGGCGCGAAAGCAGCACGTATGTGCGTCAGGGTACGGCCTGCCTACTGGCGGCCTTCGAGCCGGGCACGGGGCAGCGCCTGGTCGAGGTGTCGGCCCGCCGCACCGGGGCCGACTATTGCCGCTTTATGCAAGCGCTGGACGCTGCTTACCCCCAGGCCCAGAAAATCGTGCTAGTCCAGGACAACCTCAACACCCACACCGATGCCGTCTTCTACCAGCATCTGCCCGCCGCCCAGGCCCGCGCCCTAGCCGCCCGCTTCGAGGTCCACTACACACCCAAAAATGCCTCCTGGCTTAACATGGTCGAACTCGAACTATCGGCCATTGCCCGCCAGTGCCTGCACCAGCGCATTCCCACCCAAGACGAACTGCGCGCGCACGTCGACGCCTGCGTGGCGGAGCGCAATGCCCGGCGAGCAACCGTCAACTGGCAATTTTCGCTTGACAAGGCCCGACAGAAACTCTCCCGCCATTATCAAAAGGTTTGTGCAAATAATTCCCCTGACTAG
- a CDS encoding WecB/TagA/CpsF family glycosyltransferase produces the protein MLSTQTVIDSGITTGPFDEFVDRILRLGAARTSAYVCCANVHMVVEAHRDPSFRKVLAEADLVTPDGGPVASVAGWRGGHPQERVAGMDLVPALLEEAARRGQSVYFYGTTDDVLEAIVVRAKRELPTLRLVGTCAPPFRPLTPDEEAAHVAAINAADPDLLFVALGCPRQERWMAAHRGQVKACMLGVGQAFLVYAGMEQRLPVWARRLWLEWAYRLWLEPRRLWKRYLVTNSRFLFLLARTSLAKG, from the coding sequence ATGTTATCGACGCAAACTGTTATTGATTCGGGCATCACCACGGGGCCCTTCGACGAATTCGTGGACCGCATCCTGCGCCTTGGCGCGGCCCGCACCTCGGCCTACGTGTGCTGCGCCAATGTGCACATGGTAGTGGAAGCTCACCGCGACCCAAGCTTCCGTAAGGTGCTAGCCGAGGCCGACCTCGTGACCCCCGACGGGGGCCCTGTGGCCAGCGTGGCCGGGTGGCGCGGCGGCCACCCCCAGGAGCGCGTAGCCGGTATGGACCTGGTACCAGCCCTGCTAGAGGAAGCCGCCCGCCGCGGCCAGTCGGTGTATTTTTACGGCACCACTGACGACGTGCTCGAAGCCATTGTGGTACGGGCCAAGCGCGAGCTGCCCACCCTACGGCTGGTGGGCACCTGCGCCCCGCCCTTCCGGCCCCTCACCCCCGACGAAGAAGCCGCCCACGTGGCTGCCATCAACGCCGCCGACCCGGATTTGCTGTTCGTGGCCCTGGGCTGCCCCCGTCAGGAGCGCTGGATGGCTGCGCACCGCGGCCAGGTAAAAGCCTGCATGCTGGGCGTGGGCCAAGCTTTTCTGGTATACGCAGGTATGGAGCAGCGCCTGCCCGTGTGGGCGCGCCGCCTGTGGCTGGAGTGGGCCTACCGCCTCTGGCTGGAGCCCCGCCGACTGTGGAAGCGCTACCTCGTTACGAACTCGCGGTTTCTCTTTCTATTGGCCCGCACTTCGCTGGCCAAGGGCTGA